One Micromonospora craniellae genomic region harbors:
- the hemG gene encoding protoporphyrinogen oxidase — translation MATRWRVAVVGGGITGLAAALRLRDRAPEGTEITVYEQSGALGGKLRTGELAGGPVEFGAESFLMRDPVGGESAAVTLVRRLGLADRIVHPTVGQAALAVDGGLRPIPGGTLVGVPGDLAKVAAVARPTPAADHDGGRPLLGPGEDVSVGALVRARFGDEVVDRLVDPMLGGVYAGRADDLSLATTMPALARAARVEHTLLGAVRAAQAATPRAPGEPVFGTLAGGLGTLVDAAATAGEATVRRNAAVRELTPVGPGWRLTVGPTRDPEHVDVDAVVLAVPARPAARLLAGPAAEVAAQIGELDYASVALVTLALPEPALPALSGFLVPGTEGLLIKASTFFTTKWGHLRRSDGLALVRASVGRYRDEAQLQRPDQDLAATVHREMSAVLDTPLPAPVDGHVQRWGGALPQYTPGHLDRVAAARAALRATRPTLALAGAGYDGVGIPVCVRSGETAAEEIITALEGSGR, via the coding sequence ATGGCGACGCGGTGGCGGGTGGCGGTGGTCGGTGGCGGCATCACCGGCCTGGCCGCCGCGCTCCGGTTGCGCGACCGGGCCCCCGAGGGCACCGAGATCACCGTGTACGAGCAGTCCGGCGCGCTCGGTGGCAAGCTGCGCACCGGCGAGCTGGCCGGTGGGCCGGTGGAGTTCGGCGCCGAGTCGTTCCTGATGCGTGACCCGGTCGGCGGCGAGTCCGCCGCGGTGACCCTGGTCCGCCGGCTCGGGCTGGCCGACCGGATCGTGCACCCGACCGTCGGGCAGGCCGCTCTCGCCGTCGACGGCGGGCTGCGCCCGATCCCCGGCGGGACGCTGGTGGGCGTACCCGGTGATCTGGCGAAGGTGGCGGCGGTGGCCCGGCCGACGCCTGCGGCCGACCACGACGGCGGTCGTCCGCTGCTCGGGCCCGGCGAGGACGTCTCGGTCGGCGCGCTGGTCCGCGCCCGCTTCGGCGACGAGGTGGTCGACCGGCTGGTCGACCCGATGCTCGGCGGCGTGTACGCGGGCCGCGCCGACGACCTGTCGCTGGCCACCACCATGCCGGCGCTGGCCCGGGCCGCCCGGGTGGAGCACACGCTGCTCGGCGCGGTACGCGCGGCGCAGGCCGCCACCCCGCGTGCCCCCGGCGAGCCGGTCTTCGGCACCCTGGCCGGCGGACTGGGCACCCTGGTCGACGCCGCCGCGACGGCCGGCGAGGCGACCGTCCGCCGCAACGCCGCGGTCCGGGAACTGACCCCGGTCGGCCCCGGCTGGCGGCTCACCGTCGGTCCCACCCGCGACCCGGAGCACGTCGACGTCGACGCGGTGGTGCTGGCCGTCCCGGCCCGCCCGGCCGCCCGGCTGCTCGCCGGACCGGCCGCCGAGGTGGCGGCGCAAATCGGCGAACTGGACTACGCCAGCGTCGCGCTGGTCACCCTGGCCCTGCCTGAGCCGGCGCTGCCGGCGCTCTCCGGCTTCCTGGTGCCGGGCACCGAGGGGCTGCTGATCAAGGCGTCCACCTTCTTCACCACCAAGTGGGGGCACCTGCGCCGGTCGGACGGGCTGGCCCTGGTGCGCGCCTCGGTCGGCCGGTACCGCGACGAGGCCCAGCTCCAGCGCCCCGACCAGGATCTCGCCGCCACCGTGCACCGGGAAATGTCGGCGGTGCTCGACACGCCGCTGCCCGCCCCGGTCGACGGGCACGTGCAGCGGTGGGGCGGCGCGTTGCCGCAGTACACCCCCGGTCATCTCGACCGGGTGGCCGCCGCGCGGGCCGCGCTGCGGGCGACACGTCCGACGCTGGCGCTGGCCGGCGCGGGCTACGACGGGGTCGGCATTCCGGTCTGCGTCCGCTCCGGCGAGACGGCGGCCGAGGAGATCATCACAGCACTGGAGGGATCGGGGAGATGA